Proteins found in one Corynebacterium freneyi genomic segment:
- a CDS encoding AMP-binding protein: MNASASPAPGLDRTAHFGAPHQPRHPKRVQAPQQKDDRLSTPGHTRDSEAFRAARDTLLATRTDYDGAREAFEWPELQDFNWALNWFDVIAYQNPEPALWIVEPDGSEAIYSFDLMRRRSNRVANHLRSLGIGRGDRIMLMLDNQVELWETLLAAMKLGAVVSPASIQLPAAETPERLERARVKMAVTSRRYLDRFADVPADSDVILLAADEDEEPMTGDGRMPAIPVLNFHEAYIASDEFEADGPTRPDDLLLLYFTSGTTSKPKLVAHTHASYPVGTLTTMYWLGVQPGDVHMSISQPGWAKHSWSQVFAPWSAEACIFIYNTDRFEAGALMGQLERCGVDTFCAPPTVWRMLIQADMTGMSRVPREALGAGEPLNPEVIARVERDWGVTIRDGYGQTETTALVCNSPGQAVRPGSMGRPCPGVDIVLVDPETGELVDDGEICVVMDGHPLFLTPGYHEDADKTGAVMFGGHYHTGDRGIRDEDGYITFEGRIDDVFKASDYRISPFELESVLLEHPAVAEAAVIPSPDPLRLAVPKGVVRLAAGAEENLETAKSIMAHTAERLAGFKRVRRLEFSDDLPKTASGKIRRVELRNSELARPEAETDPEAPVELRREREYWEKD; this comes from the coding sequence ATGAACGCTTCCGCATCCCCCGCCCCCGGCCTCGATCGCACCGCCCACTTCGGAGCCCCGCATCAGCCCCGCCACCCCAAGCGGGTGCAGGCGCCGCAGCAAAAGGACGACCGCCTGAGCACCCCGGGCCACACCCGCGACAGCGAGGCCTTCCGCGCCGCCCGCGACACCCTGCTGGCCACCCGCACCGACTACGACGGCGCCCGCGAAGCCTTCGAATGGCCTGAACTGCAGGACTTCAACTGGGCGCTCAACTGGTTCGACGTCATCGCCTACCAGAACCCCGAGCCGGCGCTGTGGATCGTCGAGCCCGACGGCTCCGAGGCGATCTACTCCTTCGACCTCATGCGCCGCCGCTCCAACCGCGTGGCCAACCACCTGCGCAGCCTCGGCATCGGTCGCGGCGACCGCATCATGCTCATGCTGGACAACCAGGTCGAGCTGTGGGAGACGCTGCTCGCCGCGATGAAGCTCGGCGCCGTCGTCAGCCCCGCGTCGATCCAGCTGCCCGCCGCCGAAACCCCGGAGCGTCTGGAGCGCGCGCGGGTCAAGATGGCCGTCACCTCCCGCCGCTACCTGGACCGCTTCGCCGACGTTCCCGCGGACAGCGACGTCATCCTGCTGGCCGCCGACGAGGACGAGGAGCCGATGACCGGCGACGGCCGCATGCCCGCCATCCCGGTGCTCAACTTCCACGAGGCCTACATCGCCTCCGACGAATTCGAAGCCGACGGTCCGACCCGCCCCGATGATCTGCTGCTGCTGTACTTCACTTCCGGCACGACGTCGAAGCCGAAGTTGGTCGCGCACACCCACGCCAGCTACCCGGTGGGCACGCTGACCACCATGTACTGGCTCGGCGTGCAGCCCGGCGACGTGCACATGTCGATCTCGCAGCCGGGGTGGGCGAAGCATTCGTGGTCGCAGGTGTTCGCGCCGTGGTCGGCGGAGGCGTGCATCTTCATCTACAACACGGACCGCTTCGAGGCCGGCGCGTTGATGGGCCAGCTCGAGCGTTGCGGCGTGGACACGTTCTGCGCGCCGCCGACGGTGTGGCGCATGCTCATCCAGGCCGACATGACGGGCATGTCCCGCGTGCCCCGCGAGGCCCTCGGCGCCGGCGAGCCGCTGAATCCGGAGGTCATCGCCCGCGTGGAGCGGGACTGGGGCGTGACCATCCGCGACGGGTACGGGCAGACGGAGACGACGGCGCTGGTGTGCAACTCGCCGGGCCAGGCGGTGCGTCCGGGGTCGATGGGGCGGCCCTGTCCGGGCGTCGACATCGTGCTGGTCGACCCGGAGACCGGCGAGCTCGTCGATGACGGCGAGATTTGCGTGGTCATGGACGGCCATCCGCTGTTCCTGACGCCGGGCTACCACGAGGACGCCGACAAGACGGGCGCGGTGATGTTCGGCGGGCACTATCACACGGGTGACCGGGGCATCCGTGACGAGGACGGCTACATCACGTTCGAGGGGCGCATCGACGACGTGTTCAAGGCGTCGGACTACCGGATTTCGCCGTTCGAGTTGGAGTCGGTGCTGTTGGAGCATCCGGCGGTGGCCGAGGCGGCGGTGATTCCGTCGCCGGATCCGCTGCGGTTGGCGGTGCCGAAGGGCGTGGTCCGCCTGGCCGCGGGCGCGGAGGAGAACCTGGAGACGGCGAAGTCGATCATGGCGCACACCGCCGAGCGTCTGGCCGGTTTCAAGCGCGTGCGTCGTCTGGAGTTCTCGGACGATCTGCCGAAGACGGCGTCGGGCAAGATCCGTCGCGTCGAGTTGCGCAACAGTGAGTTGGCGCGTCCGGAGGCGGAGACCGATCCGGAGGCTCCGGTGGAGCTGCGCCGCGAGCGGGAGTACTGGGAGAAGGATTAG
- the thrE gene encoding threonine/serine exporter ThrE, with product MAEDQQATTAAAIPGFAGAFRTKVRNALFGPQSTVDLVQSTRTPLPLAPIDYTDPDQVTSVLDLAAQLGGLLLSCGSGNSDTVLQIKAVTSAYGLTRVQVDITLTSVTVYHLIGARRTPVTAMRVVDAPSVDFHRLRNVDKLLRAIRGGQVSLDDAIERADAIENAPPLYRLRIIYLGWAAMAAAVSILLGGSALVGAIAAVVTAIIVATIGELNVRALPPFFQNATGGFIATFMAALAYAGATWAGIEMQPSRVVASGIIVMLAGLTLVQSLQDGITGAPVTGSARFFDTMLLTGGIIAGIAIGFEVTAFIGIPLPPIGAAADPNFTQSTVRVLAGTAASVAFALASNAGGKALAVSGATALMGSMLYYWMLLPVGVHPVAAAGAAATAVGLAGGLLSRRSSIPPLVTAIAGVTPFLPGMAIYRGLHALLNGQPLNGFTALAAALATATALAAGIALGEWLARQMRRPPSLIRHGDVKRPKVQRRRRRQAAGTDSADGTANPTDPRTRLSRSARAKFGRRYGRAPGDDGVEW from the coding sequence ATGGCCGAGGACCAGCAGGCGACCACCGCCGCGGCGATCCCCGGATTCGCCGGAGCGTTCCGCACCAAGGTGCGCAACGCCCTGTTCGGACCCCAGTCGACGGTCGACCTCGTCCAGTCGACCCGCACTCCCCTGCCCCTCGCCCCGATCGACTACACCGACCCCGACCAGGTCACGTCGGTGCTCGACCTCGCCGCCCAACTCGGCGGGCTGCTGCTGTCCTGCGGCTCCGGCAACTCCGACACCGTCCTGCAGATCAAAGCCGTGACCTCGGCCTACGGCCTCACCCGAGTGCAGGTCGACATCACCCTGACGTCCGTGACGGTCTACCACCTCATCGGCGCCCGCCGAACGCCGGTGACCGCCATGCGCGTCGTCGACGCCCCCTCCGTGGACTTCCACCGACTGCGCAACGTCGACAAGCTGCTCCGCGCCATCCGCGGCGGCCAGGTCTCCCTCGACGACGCCATCGAACGCGCCGACGCAATCGAAAACGCCCCTCCCCTGTACCGGCTGCGCATCATCTACCTCGGCTGGGCCGCCATGGCCGCCGCAGTGTCGATCCTGCTCGGCGGCAGCGCCCTCGTCGGGGCGATCGCGGCGGTGGTCACGGCGATCATCGTCGCCACCATCGGCGAACTCAACGTCCGGGCGTTGCCACCGTTCTTCCAGAACGCCACCGGCGGATTCATCGCCACCTTCATGGCCGCCCTCGCCTACGCGGGGGCGACGTGGGCGGGCATCGAGATGCAACCATCGCGCGTCGTCGCCTCCGGCATCATCGTCATGCTCGCCGGCCTCACGCTCGTCCAATCCCTCCAGGACGGCATCACCGGCGCCCCCGTCACCGGCTCCGCGAGATTCTTCGACACGATGCTGCTCACCGGAGGCATCATCGCCGGCATCGCCATCGGCTTCGAAGTCACCGCCTTCATCGGCATCCCCCTACCGCCCATCGGCGCCGCCGCCGACCCCAACTTCACCCAGTCCACCGTCCGCGTGCTGGCCGGAACCGCAGCCAGCGTCGCCTTCGCCCTGGCCTCCAACGCAGGCGGAAAGGCGCTCGCAGTCTCCGGCGCGACCGCCCTGATGGGCTCGATGCTCTACTACTGGATGCTCCTGCCCGTCGGCGTCCACCCCGTCGCCGCAGCCGGCGCCGCCGCCACCGCAGTCGGCCTCGCCGGCGGCCTGCTCTCCCGCCGCTCCTCCATTCCCCCGCTGGTCACCGCCATCGCCGGCGTTACCCCCTTCCTGCCCGGCATGGCCATCTACCGCGGCCTCCACGCCCTGCTCAACGGCCAACCCCTCAACGGCTTCACCGCACTCGCCGCCGCCCTGGCCACCGCCACGGCACTGGCCGCCGGCATCGCCCTCGGCGAATGGCTGGCCCGCCAGATGCGCCGCCCGCCGAGCCTGATCCGCCACGGCGACGTCAAACGCCCGAAGGTCCAGCGCCGTCGCCGCCGCCAAGCCGCCGGCACCGACTCCGCCGACGGCACCGCCAACCCCACCGACCCCCGCACGCGCCTCAGCCGCAGCGCCCGCGCCAAATTCGGCCGCCGCTACGGACGCGCCCCCGGCGACGACGGCGTCGAGTGGTAA